In Erigeron canadensis isolate Cc75 chromosome 1, C_canadensis_v1, whole genome shotgun sequence, a single window of DNA contains:
- the LOC122585225 gene encoding BRD4-interacting chromatin-remodeling complex-associated protein isoform X1, with translation MSSKVQPVSGMEDNGQADVTSSASVSSTVRPKVSLFAKKSGFVIPKNKLSGSLVPIFRASKKLAGDDVESKESSKQVLRKTKWGPDLTQDSFVRKGRASAYQTRLDQITQQLKSGVMEARDDHNSPASRESSDYQSVKKAELELERREVIGEILKLNSKYKAPADYKPLLKEEKVAIPIKEYPGRNFVGLIFGPAGDTQKRLEMETGAKIRVYFAKSDTKEESEITSSDCNEAHDDYDELYVIVTAETYEKVDAAVSLIELLVTPVLANTVAVSTNDPVSKDNVNADTSVIINYGVTQSTGSGSASPLARFQPYLNHWVPTGESSGFKAPPYSSLSTLTQASTPLKSAAMPSSFGPHDLMPGPHGSAPHNQMTMVRHPHMLQLPNMGYSGPPRNPSLPQLQVSSSQPNLSTPPFTPTGSNQNMRPLGPPIPRPSLPSTGWSQPPSGSPGTLGPNMPHIMQPTVRSQVPQFRPSSSVSPGAPPPPIGPQTVAPNPGPGSWFPSSTSTSILSPSIRASSLTALRPQQPISNDFTFQSHRAQNPTGHQFRPSQNPQGHAPQAPSFRPGINNQGTQSILQGFHRTQNSHQMGQHQGSSTMLPPIERQPVFHGHGPRPPPNHMGSRQFGPGPGSPAGTFPPRPGQAQQNHSSMGFRPQNLAPMNQHFRGNAPYSMGRLQGSNLSVRQQVYDPFSPTAVPSKPNLQSSRKQDSDPEYDDLMASVGVK, from the exons ATGAGTTCAAAGGTTCAACCAGTATCTGGAATGGAGGATAATGGTCAGGCTGATGTAACTAGTAGTGCATCTGTATCGTCAACTGTGAGACCTAAGGTTTCTTTGTTTGCGAAGAAATCTGGTTTTGTAATACCAAAGAACAAATTATCTGGTTCCTTGGTCCCCATTTTTCGAGCCAGTAAAAAGCTAGCTGGCGATGACGTGGAGAGTAAAGAAAGTAGTAAACAGGTGTTGAGGAAAACCAAATGGGGTCCTGATTTGACGCAGGATTCTTTTGTTAGAAAGGGAAGAGCTTCTGCATATCAG ACTAGATTGGATCAAATTACGCAACAACTCAAATCAGGAGTTATGGAGGCTAGGGATGATCATAATTCACCAGCGTCTCGAGAGTCGTCAGATTACCAAAGTGTTAAG AAAGCTGAGTTGGAACTGGAAAGACGTGAGGTTATAG GAGAAATACTGAAGCTGAATTCAAAGTACAAGGCTCCGGCAGATTACAAGCCATTGTTAAAAGAGGAGAAAGTTGCAATTCCA ATCAAAGAATATCCTGGACGAAATTTTGTGGGCCTGATATTTGGTCCTGCGGGTGATACTCAAAAGCGATTAGAAATG GAAACCGGGGCAAAAATACGAGTTTATTTTGCGAAATCTGATACAAAGGAAGAG AGTGAGATAACTTCTTCTGATTGCAATGAAGCTCATGATGATTACGATGAGTTGTATGTTATTGTGACTGCTGAAACTTACGAGAAAGTCGATGCTGCAGTTTCTCTGATCGAGTTGTTGGTCACACCTGTTTTA GCAAACACTGTAGCTGTTTCTACAAATGATCCAGTTTCTAAAGATAATGTAAATGCTGACACATCTGTGATCATAAACTACGGAGTGACTCAATCTACAGGGTCTGGATCAGCATCACCTTTAGCCCGGTTTCAACCATATCTAAACCATTGGGTTCCAACAGGTGAATCTTCAGGGTTCAAAGCACCACCCTATTCAAGCTTATCAACTCTAACGCAAGCATCAACCCCGTTAAAGTCTGCGGCTATGCCATCATCGTTTGGTCCACACGATCTTATGCCTGGACCACATGGTTCGGCTCCCCACAATCAAATGACGATGGTTCGACACCCACACATGCTTCAGTTGCCAAATATGGGTTATTCTGGTCCACCTAGGAATCCTTCTTTGCCACAGTTGCAGGTTTCATCTAGTCAACCTAATTTATCAACCCCGCCGTTTACTCCAACTGGATCAAACCAGAATATGCGGCCATTGGGGCCCCCAATTCCTAGACCTAGTCTTCCTTCTACTGGTTGGTCACAGCCACCCTCTGGCTCTCCTGGAACTTTAGGTCCAAACATGCCGCATATTATGCAACCAACGGTTCGTTCCCAGGTACCACAATTTCGTCCATCCTCCTCTGTGTCTCCTGGTGCGCCTCCCCCACCCATTGGTCCTCAGACTGTTGCACCCAATCCAGGACCCGGTTCATGGTTCCCATCATCTACATCCACATCAATACTGTCTCCATCCATAAGGGCATCATCCTTAACGGCCTTAAGACCACAACAACCCATTTCTAATGATTTTACTTTTCAAAGCCACCGTGCACAAAACCCCACCGGTCATCAGTTCAGGCCTTCCCAGAACCCACAAGGGCATGCACCTCAAGCACCATCATTTCGGCCAGGAATTAACAATCAGGGTACACAGTCTATCTTGCAAGGTTTCCATAGGACACAAAATAGTCATCAAATGGGTCAGCATCAAGGATCATCAACTATGCTTCCACCTATAGAACGACAGCCAGTTTTTCATGGGCATGGTCCACGACCACCACCCAACCATATGGGTTCTAGACAGTTCGGTCCGGGTCCAGGTTCCCCAGCCGGGACTTTTCCACCCAGGCCTGGGCAAGCTCAGCAAAATCATTCATCCATGGGATTTCGACCTCAAAACTTGGCTCCTATGAATCAGCATTTCCGTGGCAATGCCCCCTATTCTATGGGCAGGCTGCAAGGTTCTAACTTATCTGTACGTCAACAGGTGTATGATCCATTTTCCCCGACTGCTGTGCCATCTAAGCCTAACCTTCAGAGTTCAAGAAAACAAGATAGTGATCCCGAGTATGATGACCTGATGGCATCTGTTGGAGTGAAATGA
- the LOC122582585 gene encoding non-specific lipid transfer protein GPI-anchored 14, giving the protein MCSKHGSNRLLPCLAMLVMVFLGITKADINKDKAQCGNQLVGLATCLPYVGGEAKAPTMQCCSGLKEVLARSKVCLCMLIKDRNDPSLNLKINETLALGLPDTCNRPTNISQCLNLLHLQPGSPDARVFEDFAKGTKSKNDTIVAPGGNDTYANATTSSSDGGRPKTWYFGPINIVGLFFIIAMLHILISNELVTY; this is encoded by the exons ATGTGTTCTAAACACGGGTCGAACCGACTATTGCCATGCCTAGCCATGTTGGTGATGGTGTTTCTTGGTATCACAAAAGCAGACATAAACAAAGATAAAGCACAGTGTGGAAATCAACTTGTAGGGCTAGCAACTTGTTTACCTTATGTAGGTGGTGAAGCAAAGGCTCCAACCATGCAATGTTGTAGTGGACTCAAGGAGGTGTTGGCCAGGAGCAAAGTGTGTTTATGCATGTTGATCAAGGATCGAAATGATCCTAGCCTCAACCTCAAAATCAATGAGACGCTTGCTTTAGGTCTACCAGATACTTGCAACAGGCCTACCAATATCTCTCAGTGTCTCA ATCTTTTACACTTGCAACCAGGCTCACCCGATGCTAGAGTGTTTGAAGACTTTGCAAAAGGCACCAAGAGCAAAAACGATACCATAGTTGCGCCAG GTGGGAATGACACATATGCAAATGCAACAACATCATCAAGTGATGGGGGACGTCCAAAGACATGGTACTTTGGGCCAATTAACATTGTGGGCCTTTTCTTCATTATTGCCATGCTTCACATCCTTATATCCAACGAGCTCGTTACCTACTAA
- the LOC122578765 gene encoding E3 ubiquitin-protein ligase BRE1-like 2 has product METSDSDEQPNHHNNNKRPRLLQTNNNMARHPNPSPENGTHLVDATVLQYQNHKLVQQLELQKQELHDLEDKIKELRQGQSSYDNSLVTVNQLWSQLDDDLILLGARAGAGHSALEALQHADSSRDIIPSCPAEEIFLCRLLRSDSIGISGSEERLSYIKEALALRHSSTLNLVKSIEDTIQVLIAQIETINLSLHGNLSAEDAIIQLSKIDELMKEEVDHLRVVIEALHVKHREYDDMIQSYSHSQSVDQSEIKRIAGDVEDSMAELEESRRRVVNLKMQKDRISGMQPPVPFAVNGSISPETTVDKTMGLRDLKDSVEEAKVVASDRLTELQEANEDNLILSKQLQDLQDELKDYKYIYTSRPYTLLNDQLPYWKSEVERFRAMIDSLQVERSSVIRKEKELSIKNESLDALKNPIDNSDFSIEDLEHQLQQCINENNEMELRMEEAVQDSERKDIKAEFQVMASALSKEIEMMKSQLDRWNETGCEAVTLQEESQSLRVLVNQKTSELKDLVDSCSKQTAEIKSLQAHIERLQKENLESQIFLDMVGQRIYDNRDVTEIKESERRALSQAEVLKTAFNEHGLELRIKAAKETEVACQQRLADTEAEIADLRAKLDDSDRDVMELTEAIKIKDGEAEAYISEIETIGQAYEDMQTQNQHLLQQVMERDDYNIKLVSESVKMKQSHTSLISEKQVLEKQLQQVNSAVELLKSRIAHSEEQMNACITHALKSTEEDRHLAVNLENSKRELSNADKELKCLKSLLSSSEKEYDQMCQKIEEIQEELDNERSDRKKLDEELAELNMKVTELTLGSGEAAIQKLQDEIKECKSILKCGVCFDRPKEVVIVKCYHLFCNPCIQRNLEIRHRKCPGCGMAFGQNDVRFVKI; this is encoded by the exons ATGGAAACCTCCGATTCAGATGAACAGCCTAACCATCATAATAACAATAAACGCCCTCGTCTTCTTCAAACCAATAACAACATGGCACGTCACCCCAATCCTTCTCCCGAAAACGGCACTCATCTT GTTGATGCAACAGTGCTACAgtatcaaaatcataaacttGTTCAGCAGTTAGAACTCCAGAAGCAAGAGTTGCATGATCTGGAAGATAAAATCAAAGAATTAAGACAAGGGCAAAGTTCTTATGACAACTCTTTAGTTACAGTTAATCAACTATGGAGTCAG TTGGATGATGACTTAATTCTCCTTGGAGCACGAGCTGGAGCAGGCCATAGTGCTTTAGAAGCATTACAGCATGCAGACTCTTCTCGAG ATATAATCCCATCATGTCCCGCAGAAGAAATATTTCTTTGCAGACTCTTGCGGTCAGATTCCATTGGGATTAGTGGAAGTGAAGAACGTCTTAGTTATATTAAAGAAGCACTTGCTTTGCGGCATTCATCTACTTTAAATTTAGTGAAATCAATAGAAGATACTATACAAGTTCTGATAGCCCAAATTGAGACCATTAATCTATCTTTGCATGGAAATCTATCTGCAGAAG ATGCAATTATTCAATTAAGTAAGATTGATGAATTAATGAAGGAGGAAGTTGATCATTTACGTGTAGTTATCGAAGCTCTTCATGTCAAGCATAGGgaatatgatgatatgattcaGAGTTATAGTCATAGCCAATCGGTGGATCAGTCCGAGATCAAACGTATAGCAGGTGATGTGGAGGATAGCATGGCAGAACTCGAAGAAAGTAGAAGAAGGGTCGTAAATTTGAAGATGCAGAAAGATCGAATTTCTGGTATGCAGCCTCCAGTTCCGTTTGCTGTTAATGGAAGTATTTCACCTGAAACTACTGTCGATAAAACTATGGGATTACGTGATTTAAAGGACTCCGTAGAGGAAGCAAAG GTAGTGGCATCCGATCGTCTTACTGAACTCCAAGAGGCAAACGAGGACAATTTAATTTTATCGAAACAGTTGCAGGATCTTCAG GATGAACTGAAGGattacaaatatatttacacATCTCGTCCTTACACTTTACTAAATGATCAGCTTCCATATTGGAAGTCTGAAGTGGAGCGGTTTAGGGCAATGATAGATTCCTTGCAG GTTGAAAGGTCTTCAGTTATACGGAAGGAAAAAGAGCTCAGCATAAAAAACGAGTCATTAGATGCTTTGAAGAATCCCATTGACAATTCCGATTTTAGTATTGAAGATCTCGAGCACCAGCTTCAGCAATGCATCAATGAGAATAATGAGATGGAACTCAGAATGGAAGAAGCTGTCCAAGATTCAG AGAGGAAAGACATTAAAGCAGAGTTTCAAGTCATGGCCTCAGCTTTATCCAAAGAaattgaaatgatgaaatccCAGTTAGATCGTTGGAATGAAACAGGATGTGAAGCTGTTACGTTACAGGAGGAGTCGCAGTCACTTAGAGTTTTGGTGAACCAAAAG ACCAGTGAACTTAAGGATTTGGTAGATAGTTGTTCCAAGCAAACAGCCGAGATTAAGTCGTTACAAGCTCAT ATTGAGAGGTTGCAGAAGGAGAACCTAGAATCACAAATCTTTTTGGATATGGTTGGACAGCGGATATATGACAACAGGGACGTAACAGAAATTAAGGAATCTGAACGAAGGGCTCTTTCACAAGCTGAGGTATTAAAAACTGCCTTTAATGAACACGGTTTAGAATTAAGGATCAAAGCTGCTAAAGAAACTGAGGTCGCTTGCCAACAAAGGCTGGCTGACACTGAAGCTGAGATTGCTGATTTAAGGGCTAAATTGGATGATTCTGACAG GGATGTTATGGAACTCACAGAGGCTATCAAGATTAAAGATGGAGAGGCAGAAGCTTATATTTCGGAAATTGAG ACTATTGGTCAAGCTTATGAAGATATGCAGACACAAAACCAGCATTTGCTGCAGCAGGTGATGGAGAGGGATGATTACAACATCAAG TTGGTTTCCGAGAGTGTGAAGATGAAACAATCGCATACTTCTCTAATTTCTGAAAAGCAAGTGCTAGAAAAACAACTTCAACAGGTGAATTCAGCAGTTGAATTGTTGAAATCACGCATCGCTCATTCTGAAGAGCAG ATGAATGCTTGCATTACACATGCTTTAAAGTCAACTGAAGAAGATAGGCACTTGGCAGTCAACCTAGAAAATAGCAAGAGGGAATTATCTAATGCCGATAAGGAATTGAAGTGCCTTAAGTCATTGCTTTCTTCCTCAGAGAAAGAGTATGACCAAATGTGCCAAAAAATTGAGGAAATTCAGGAGGAACTAGACAATGAAAG ATCGGACAGAAAGAAACTCGACGAAGAGCTTGCCGAACTCAATATGAAAGTTACAGAATTGACATTAGGAAGTGGGGAAGCTGCAATCCAGAAACTTCAAGACGAAATCAAGGAATGCAAGTCAATTCTTAAGTGTGGGGTTTGCTTTGATCGTCCAAAGGAG GTGGTGATTGTGAAGTGCTACCATTTATTTTGCAATCCATGCATCCAGAGGAATTTAGAAATCCGTCACCGAAAATGCCCTGGCTGTGGGATGGCGTTTGGACAAAATGATGTTCGGTTTGTGAAGATATGA
- the LOC122585225 gene encoding branchpoint-bridging protein isoform X2: MTHCLCGGTLFEQTRLDQITQQLKSGVMEARDDHNSPASRESSDYQSVKKAELELERREVIGEILKLNSKYKAPADYKPLLKEEKVAIPIKEYPGRNFVGLIFGPAGDTQKRLEMETGAKIRVYFAKSDTKEESEITSSDCNEAHDDYDELYVIVTAETYEKVDAAVSLIELLVTPVLANTVAVSTNDPVSKDNVNADTSVIINYGVTQSTGSGSASPLARFQPYLNHWVPTGESSGFKAPPYSSLSTLTQASTPLKSAAMPSSFGPHDLMPGPHGSAPHNQMTMVRHPHMLQLPNMGYSGPPRNPSLPQLQVSSSQPNLSTPPFTPTGSNQNMRPLGPPIPRPSLPSTGWSQPPSGSPGTLGPNMPHIMQPTVRSQVPQFRPSSSVSPGAPPPPIGPQTVAPNPGPGSWFPSSTSTSILSPSIRASSLTALRPQQPISNDFTFQSHRAQNPTGHQFRPSQNPQGHAPQAPSFRPGINNQGTQSILQGFHRTQNSHQMGQHQGSSTMLPPIERQPVFHGHGPRPPPNHMGSRQFGPGPGSPAGTFPPRPGQAQQNHSSMGFRPQNLAPMNQHFRGNAPYSMGRLQGSNLSVRQQVYDPFSPTAVPSKPNLQSSRKQDSDPEYDDLMASVGVK; encoded by the exons ATGACACACTGCCTCTGTGGTGGTACACTATTTGAGCAGACTAGATTGGATCAAATTACGCAACAACTCAAATCAGGAGTTATGGAGGCTAGGGATGATCATAATTCACCAGCGTCTCGAGAGTCGTCAGATTACCAAAGTGTTAAG AAAGCTGAGTTGGAACTGGAAAGACGTGAGGTTATAG GAGAAATACTGAAGCTGAATTCAAAGTACAAGGCTCCGGCAGATTACAAGCCATTGTTAAAAGAGGAGAAAGTTGCAATTCCA ATCAAAGAATATCCTGGACGAAATTTTGTGGGCCTGATATTTGGTCCTGCGGGTGATACTCAAAAGCGATTAGAAATG GAAACCGGGGCAAAAATACGAGTTTATTTTGCGAAATCTGATACAAAGGAAGAG AGTGAGATAACTTCTTCTGATTGCAATGAAGCTCATGATGATTACGATGAGTTGTATGTTATTGTGACTGCTGAAACTTACGAGAAAGTCGATGCTGCAGTTTCTCTGATCGAGTTGTTGGTCACACCTGTTTTA GCAAACACTGTAGCTGTTTCTACAAATGATCCAGTTTCTAAAGATAATGTAAATGCTGACACATCTGTGATCATAAACTACGGAGTGACTCAATCTACAGGGTCTGGATCAGCATCACCTTTAGCCCGGTTTCAACCATATCTAAACCATTGGGTTCCAACAGGTGAATCTTCAGGGTTCAAAGCACCACCCTATTCAAGCTTATCAACTCTAACGCAAGCATCAACCCCGTTAAAGTCTGCGGCTATGCCATCATCGTTTGGTCCACACGATCTTATGCCTGGACCACATGGTTCGGCTCCCCACAATCAAATGACGATGGTTCGACACCCACACATGCTTCAGTTGCCAAATATGGGTTATTCTGGTCCACCTAGGAATCCTTCTTTGCCACAGTTGCAGGTTTCATCTAGTCAACCTAATTTATCAACCCCGCCGTTTACTCCAACTGGATCAAACCAGAATATGCGGCCATTGGGGCCCCCAATTCCTAGACCTAGTCTTCCTTCTACTGGTTGGTCACAGCCACCCTCTGGCTCTCCTGGAACTTTAGGTCCAAACATGCCGCATATTATGCAACCAACGGTTCGTTCCCAGGTACCACAATTTCGTCCATCCTCCTCTGTGTCTCCTGGTGCGCCTCCCCCACCCATTGGTCCTCAGACTGTTGCACCCAATCCAGGACCCGGTTCATGGTTCCCATCATCTACATCCACATCAATACTGTCTCCATCCATAAGGGCATCATCCTTAACGGCCTTAAGACCACAACAACCCATTTCTAATGATTTTACTTTTCAAAGCCACCGTGCACAAAACCCCACCGGTCATCAGTTCAGGCCTTCCCAGAACCCACAAGGGCATGCACCTCAAGCACCATCATTTCGGCCAGGAATTAACAATCAGGGTACACAGTCTATCTTGCAAGGTTTCCATAGGACACAAAATAGTCATCAAATGGGTCAGCATCAAGGATCATCAACTATGCTTCCACCTATAGAACGACAGCCAGTTTTTCATGGGCATGGTCCACGACCACCACCCAACCATATGGGTTCTAGACAGTTCGGTCCGGGTCCAGGTTCCCCAGCCGGGACTTTTCCACCCAGGCCTGGGCAAGCTCAGCAAAATCATTCATCCATGGGATTTCGACCTCAAAACTTGGCTCCTATGAATCAGCATTTCCGTGGCAATGCCCCCTATTCTATGGGCAGGCTGCAAGGTTCTAACTTATCTGTACGTCAACAGGTGTATGATCCATTTTCCCCGACTGCTGTGCCATCTAAGCCTAACCTTCAGAGTTCAAGAAAACAAGATAGTGATCCCGAGTATGATGACCTGATGGCATCTGTTGGAGTGAAATGA